Genomic segment of Paenibacillus macerans:
CCTAATTGCAGCGATAAGCGTTGCCTGTGAAAGCGTCTGGTGGGTTAGCGCCTTAACACCGTGTCGGTGAGCAAGTAGTCGTTGTCGCAGTCCAGCACATGGACCTTGTTTCCGCAGCAGGGGAACACCAGCAGCTTTTTTTTGCCTTCGCTGATGGATTTGAGGTCGCGCGGTTTTAACGGGAGCAGCACATTGCCGGCGCCGCAAAAAGGACAATCCTGTACATACACGTCTCCCATGACCACATCGTAAGGCCAAGACCGGTTAAACGGAATCATAAGCTTTGCTTCGGATCCCCGGGCTTCGAGTCGCCCGCCGGTTCGGACGCGGAAGGTTCCGCGCCGGCTTCGGCCGGTTTGCTTCCGGCTTCTTCCTTGGCGAGCTCG
This window contains:
- a CDS encoding YycC family protein — encoded protein: MKPLQISPDTAVKLAAKLKVPLEHLMHMPQHILLQKIAELAKEEAGSKPAEAGAEPSASEPAGDSKPGDPKQSL